Proteins encoded by one window of Salvia splendens isolate huo1 chromosome 14, SspV2, whole genome shotgun sequence:
- the LOC121764959 gene encoding carnosic acid synthase-like, which produces MNDLVLLIVALIALWASVALSRRRRGPGAKLPPGPRPLPIVGNIFQLSAEPHKSLTELAKTHGPLMSLRLGSQLAVVASSPDMAAEILHKRGHAFSNRSIPDAVRIHGFDKASWNTMATDSAGWKKFRRVGREQLFSNQALQKTEGQRQETLRKLTEHVRGFSERGQVMNVGEATFTTMTDLVFSTLFSINLTDSAANMELKEHVNGITRSIFMKWRYVYTQLRIVPPK; this is translated from the exons ATGAACGATCTTGTTCTCCTTATCGTTGCCTTGATAGCACTATGGGCTAGCGTTGCCCTCTCACGGCGGCGGCGAGGCCCCGGTGCCAAGCTCCCTCCGGGACCCCGTCCCCTACCGATAGTCGGCAACATCTTCCAACTCAGCGCGGAGCCCCACAAGTCCTTGACCGAGCTCGCCAAAACCCACGGCCCGCTCATGTCCCTCCGCCTCGGCTCCCAGCTCGCCGTCGTCGCCTCGTCCCCGGACATGGCCGCGGAGATTCTCCACAAGCGCGGCCACGCCTTCTCGAACCGGTCCATCCCGGACGCAGTCCGCATCCACGGCTTCGACAAGGCCTCGTGGAACACCATGGCAACTGACTCGGCGGGGTGGAAAAAATTCCGCCGGGTCGGGCGGGAGCAGCTCTTCTCTAACCAGGCACTTCAGAAAACGGAGGGGCAGCGCCAGGAGACGCTGAGGAAGCTCACTGAGCACGTGCGCGGGTTCAGCGAGCGGGGCCAGGTGATGAACGTCGGGGAGGCGACGTTCACCACCATGACGGACCTGGTGTTCTCGACTCTCTTCTCGATTAACCTCACCGATTCGGCCGCGAATATGGAGCTCAAGGAGCATGTGAATGGTATCACTAGGAGTATTTTCATGAAATGGCGTTACGTTTATACACAATTAAGAATTGTCCCTCCTAAATA G